In Microbacterium sp. zg-Y818, the genomic window CTCGCGGCTCAGTCTGCGGCGGGCGGTGCGACGAACCACTCGCGGGAAGGCCGTCGTCCAGAACGGCAGATCGAGCCACACCAGCAGGTCGGCGCGGGCTGCCAGCAACGGGCGGACGGTGCGATACTGCCACTCCGTCACCCAGGAGTCCTGAGCCACGAGGTCCCGCACATCGTCGAGGAACTCGGCCCGCGGCATCCAATTCGGCCCGTGGAAGAGCGAGTCGATCTCGGTGTGCGTCACCTCGGCGATATCGGCGATCCGGCGCGCGAGTGTGGTCTTGCCGACACCCGCGACGCCCGCGATCAGGATGCGGCGAGGGCACCGCGGGAGCTGGTCGACGGAGGTCAGCACGCAACGATGCTATGGCGCCTTCTGTTCGGATCGCGGGGGTGAACCTGGTGCGCCCCCGCGATCATGACGCGAGCGCCGGCTCAGTCCTCGACGACTCGCACGATGACCTCGATGTTGCCGCGCGTCGCGTTGGAGTACGGGCAGACCAGATGCGCGGCATCCGCCAGCGCCTGCGCCTGGTCCGCGGGCAGGTCGGGGATGACGACCTCGAGCTCGACGGCCAGGCCGAAGCCGCCCTCGCCGTTCGAGCCGATGCCCACGCGCGCACCCACGCTCGTGTCGTGCAGCGCGACCTTCTCGTGGCGGGCGACGCTCAGCAGTGCGCTGTGGAAGCACGCCGCGTAGCCCGCCGCGAACAGCAGCTCGGGGTTGAGGGCGCCTCCCGGACCACCCATCTCCTTCGGCACGCGAACGTCGACATCGAGCATTCCGTCGGCAGTTGCCACGTGGCCGTTGCGGCCGTCTCCGGTGGCGAGGGCCTCCGCGGTGTAGATCGTTTCCATGATGAACCTTTCTTCGATGTGGCGTTTCAGGGTCGGATGAGAATGTGCGGCGGGCGTCAGGCGGATGCCGCGGTGTTCGAGGCCTCCACCGCGTCGGTGTAGGCGCGAAGATTCACGACCAGGGCCTGCGCAGTCGCGGGCGAGACCGACATGCAGCGAAAGACCTCGCCCGGCACGTGTGCGAGTTCGGTGCGCAGTGCGCGGCCGGATTCGGTGAGGCCGATCGTGACGACTCGGGCATCCTCGCTCGATCGGGTGCGGGCGACGTGCCCCAGCTTTTCGAGGCGCGAGAGCAGGGGCGACAGCGTGCCCGAATCCAAGGCCAGGTCGCGGCCCAGGTCGCTCACCGTGAGCGGCTCGCGCTCCCACAGCTCGAGCAGCACGAGGTACTGCGGGTACGTCAGACCCCAGGGCTTCAGCAGCCGGCGGTACACCTGGGTAGTCGCACGGCTCGCCGCATACAGCGAGAAGCACAGCATCCCGTCGATCGCCCGCTCCCCCGCGTGCTGCGCATCAGTCATGGGTGAAGCATTGCACGCAATTGAGTTGTGCACAATGCATTTGCGCCTCGCTCCGCCAGTCGCCGTCTAGTCACCCGCCATCGCCCGCAGCGCCTCGAAGAAGTCCCGCCCTTGGTCGAAAGAATGCTGTCCGAGACACAAGACTCGTTGGACCGCTATGTCGAAGTTGGACCCCGCTGCGCTGAGGGCGCACCGCGAAACGATCGCTCGGGGCAGGACGCCCCGCGCGGGCCGGGGAAACGGCTCAGCTCGCGACGTAGATGGAGTTCGCCGACCGGCCGCCGGTCAGGGCGTTGTCGAACGAGACCACCTCGCCCCGCACGTTCTCGAACGCGCTCTCGAGGACGGTGATGAACGCCGGGTCCGGGGGATCGTCGGACCACAGCGCGAACACGCCGCCCGGCGCGAGGTGTCGACGCATCCGATGGATGCCATCGGGCGTGTAGAAATCGGCGTGGGCCGGATTGAGGTGGTGCACCGGCGAGTGATCGATGTCGACGAGGATCGCGTCGTAACGACGGGGGACCTCGTCGGATCGCATGAGAGCGAAGAAGTCGGCGAGTTCCATTCTGAGCCGCGGGTCCGCGGTGAGCTCGCGCGAGATCGGCAGGAGCGCCCGGCGGTGCCAGTCGACGACGGCATCGATCGCCTCGACGACGGTGAGCGAGCGCACGCGGTCGTGCGTGAGTACGGCCTGCGCGGTGTACCCGAGGCCGAGCCCGCCGACGAGCACATCCAGGTCGTCGCCCCGGACGGGGTCGAGGCCGAGATGCGCGAGCTCGATCTCGGCGACCGTGAAGTGCGTCGACATCAGGTGCTCGTCGTTCAGGATCGCCTCGTACACGTCCTCGTTCAGCACGGGATCGAAACGACGCCGGAGGGTCACCTCGCCGAGGGGCGTCCGCTGCCAATCCAGCTCTTCGAATCGTGCGTTCACCACGGCACTCCCGCGATACGTCGCCCACTGAATTCGGTCATCGGTCGAGCGTAACCGGCATCCTGTTGCGCGACCGACCCGGGGCGGGTGACCGTCATCGTCATCAGCCAGGTCTGGTTTCGATGATCCCTCTCACCGACTGGGATGGTACGGGCGCATCTTCTACCCCTTCCCGTTCGGATCCGTTGATCTCGAGATCACTCCCCTGCCGCCTTCCTGACCGCGTGAGTGGTGATCTGAAGCACGTCTAGGCTCATGCGCCTCAGCCGCGACGAACAGGCTGCTGCAGCCCGGTCACCCAATCGGCTTGGTTCTCCGATTCCGCCCGGACGTAAAGTTCCCGACACGGCCCGGATTGAACGAGCCCGCGAGCGAGGATTTCCGTGTGGATCGCATGCCAGCTCTCGGCGATGCGGTCCATCGAGCCGAGATGGATGCCGCAGACGGCAGCTTCAGCAGCGGGCAACTCGACGATCTCGAAGCTATCGCGCGCGGGGCCATCGCATCCGTAGCCGGCGATGATCTGCATGCCGTCTTCGACCGTGTCGTACTGCGCGATCGGCTCAGCCAGCGCTCCGCACTCATCACCGATGATCTCGGCGACGGCATCGAAGGCGGGGCCCACGGCACTCGCTACCTCGGTTTGATCTGCGACGACCGCACGGCGGGCCGCGAGGCGCACAGCGGGCAGGGACTTTTCGATGATCTCGATATGGGACATGTGGTTCTCTTTCTCGATGAGTCGGAGGCGCCGTTCCACGTCGATGAGTCGGCCGGCAGCGATGCGGCGTTCCTGCTCCACCTCAGCTCGACGAATTCGCAACAGAGCCGCGATGCGTTCCGCATCGACTCCGCGGTCCAGGATCGACGAGATGTCGTCAAGACCGAAGCCGAGTTGGCGCAGCGCGACGATTCGGTGCAGACGCGCGAGTTGTGAGGGGTCGTAAGAGCGGTAGCCGCTGGACTCATCCACGTGAGCGGGTTCGAGCAGACCGGCGGTGTCCCAATGCCGCAGCATCCGATGGGTCACCTGGCCGATCTGCGCGAAGGCTCCGATGGACAACATGTCTCAGTTCTCCCGCCTTCCACAGTGTCAGAGTCAAGTTTCGGCCTCGAATCCGCAGCAAGCCAGCCGAACCAGTCCGCTCATCCTGTGACTCTAGGGCTCGAAAGAGGGGCCGGGCCAGCGAGCTGTCGTGCGAACTCATGGCGTCCCGTTGCATGGCGCGACAGGCGCGATACTGGGGGCGATGTCAGACGAGCGAGGGCGACGAAGCGGGGGGTTCCGGCGATTCTGGGCCGCCAACACCCTCAGCGCGTTCGGGTCCACCGCCACCGCCGTGGCCTTGCCTGTGCTCGTCGTCCAAGGGCTCCACGCCGACCCCATCGAGGTCGGCATCGTCAATGCGGCGCAGTTCGTTCCCTATGCGCTCTTCGGACTGATCGCGGGCGTCTACGTCGACAGGTGGCGTCGACGTCGCACCTTGGTGGTGGCCAGCCTTGGACGCGCACTCGCCTTGGCCATGATCCCCCTCTTGTGGGCGCTCGGGTGGCTTTCGATCTCGACCCTCGTGGCGCTGCTGCTGCTCTTCGGCACCTTCTCCGTGTTCGGCTTCGCGGCGTCGCAATCGCTGCCGCCTCGCCTGGTCGCCCGAGACCGTCTGCTGCGCGCCAACGCGCAACTCGATCAGGGCGAGGCTGCCGCGCAGACGCTCGGTCCGACGCTCGCCGGCCTGCTCGTGCGGTGGCTCGGAGCGCCGATGGCTTTGCTGATCGACGCGGTGACCTACGTCGTTGACGCCATTCTCGTCGCAAGCATCCGGATCGAGGAGAAGCCCTCTCGCATACGGGGGCGCGTGTTCCGAGACATGCGCGAGGGCCTGTCTGCAACCTATCGGCATCCTGTCTTGCTGCCGCTCTCGATTTCCACCCACGTGTGGTTCGTCGCGAACGCAGCCTCACTGACGGTTCTGTCGTTGTTCGCCCTGCGCACCCTCGAGCTCGACGCAGCGCTCTTCGGTCTCCTCCTCTCGACCGTCGGCGCCGCGACGCTCATCGGGGCGTCATTCGCCGAACGGCTCGGCATCCGCTTCGGAGAGGGCGCGACGATCACGGGCGCCCGACTGATCTATCCCCTGGCGTGGATCGCTGTCGGCCTCGTCCCTCTGGTTGGCGGGCCGGGCGAAATCGTTCTGCTGTTCGCCGCTCTGGCAGCCGGAGGTCTTGCGGGCGGCGTCGAGAACGCGAACGAGATGAGCTATCGCCAGCGAGCCGTGCCTGACGGGCTGCTTGGCCGCATCAACGCCACCGGGCGATCGGTCAACCGCACCGCAGGAGCGGTCGGAGCGGTGCTGGGCGGGGTGCTCGCCTCAGCCATCGGGGTGACCCAGTCGATCTGGGTTGTCGCCGGTGTATTCGCCTTCGCCGCCCTCATCGCAGTCCTCTCACCGCTGCGCTCCGCTCGCGCGTGATCCGCTGCTGTCGGGTGTCACGGGCCAGTCGCCAGTCCGGCGCCTGTTGCAGGGGCGGTCCCCTCCCGGAAATGCGGCACGATAAAAAGTGTCTCGCCGGCGTCGCGGCCTACCCGGTCCCGGCGGCGGGCGTGACGTGACTGTGCGCGCACAGCCAGCGAGTGTCGTCGCGGACGAATACGTCCGTAGTCCATTCGTCCGCGTGGAAGGTAGCCCCGCCGAAGTGCGCGGTGTTGACTACCCGAGCAACGACGATCGCGACGTCGTCGTGCAACCGGACGTCCACGGGACCTGTCGCGCGCATGACGGAATGGGTGAGCGCACCCGAGCGCACCAGGTCGAGGAACACCTGCCTCGTGGTGACACCGTCACCGTCGATCAGCCTCCATTCGGGGTGCAGGCAGGAGGCGATGCGGTCGGCGTCGTTCGACACGATCGCCTCGGCAAACCGCGCGGCGATCACTCCGATGTCGGCTGCGCCCTCGTCCGGGCTCGTCACCCGCTCACGCTAACCCCTTCCGCACTCATGTGCTGCAGATCGGCTGGCGAAAACCACAGGTCGGTTGTCACGACCACAGAATCAGGGGCAGGAACTACAGATGGCTTGTCATCGGACAGCTACCCGGGGCTGCGGAAGTGATCACAAAAAGGTAACGACGAACTCTTGTGTGCCGTTATCTTTCCGTTATAGAGTGCTCGCACGGTAGTTGTTTTGCTGTGGCAGCTACCGGCATGTGATTGCAGGACACTCTTGGTGCAGGGACAAGGGCCGGTCGGAAGCCTCTCCGACCGGCCCTTACTCTTGCCCGCCTGAGGCTGCCTCGCACCCCATGAGCGGACGCCTATTCCTCCACAGGCCGCTCCCGTCGGAACTTGTCCACAATGTCGATGAGACCTGGGGTTTAACCGCCCGCAATGTCGGAGGGTGGCGCGAGAATAGGCGCATGAACAGCTCCCCCGCCACCTTCTCGGATGCCGCGCTCGCGACATCCGACGTCGTGGTGGAGATGCTCGACACCGACCGGCAGATCGCCGCGCTGCAGGCCCGGCAGCTGGCGCTGCTCGGTCGAGCCGGCGCGATCGCGGCAGAACAAACCGCACGCATCCCGATCGGCGCGCAGCGCGAGCGGGAGATGCCGTTGCGATCCATCGCGGCCGAGATCGGTGCCGCGCTGCGGCGGTCCGACCGTGGAATGCAGAACCGCATCCACGAGGCGACCACCATGCTCGCGCAGTTCCCGAGCACCGTGCAATCGTTGCGGGAGGGCCGGATCGACATCGCCCACCTGCGGGTGATCGGCGAGGCGGGATCGCGGCTCACCGATCCGGAGGCACGGGCGGTCTTCGAGCAGGCGGCGCTGGCCGTCGCGGAGCGAGAGACCGCGGCGCGCGCGAAGCCGATCATCACGATGCTCGCCCATCGAATCGACCCCGTACCGTCGGCAGGCCGGCACGCGACCGCGGCGGCCGGCCGCCGCGTCTGGGTACGGGACCTCGATGACGGCATGGCAGAAGTGGTCGCGCTGCTGCCGGCGCCCCTCGCGCACGGCATCCGGGACCGCGTCACCCAGTACGCGCGCACGCTCCTCGAGCAGGCGAACAGCGGCGACCCGGCCGGCGGCCACGACTCCGCTCCGGCAGACACCCGCACGATGGACCAACTCCGCGCCGACGTCTTCACCGACCTGCTTCTCACTGGCCACGCCAGCGCGGCGGCATCCGACGACACGATCTGTGAAACCGACGCGATTGTGGCGCGCATCCAGCTGACCGTGCCGTCCGCGACCCTTGCGGGGCGCGAGGTGCCGGCCAGCCTCCAGGGGCACGGCCCCATCGATGCAGCCTCCGCCCGCCATTACGCGTCCACCGCCACGTCGTGGGATCGCCTGTTCGTCGACGCCGCGACCGGGAACGTGGAGGATGCCGACCGCTACCGGCCATCCCGCGCCCAGCGCCGATTGCTGCGCGGACGCGATGAGCACTGCCGATTCCCCGGCTGCCGGGCGGCGGTGTGGGCGTGCGACATCGACCACACGATCGACTTCGCCCGCGGCGGACCCACCCGGCCGTGCAACCTCGCGCACCTGTGCAAACGACACCACACGCTCAAACACCACACCGCGTGGTCAGTCGAACAGCGGCCGGACGGGGTGTTGGTGTGGACCAGCCCGGGCGGCCGCGTGTATTCCGACATCCCGCAGCGCGTTCTCGAGTTCAGCGCCGCGACCCGCAGCGGCGCACCGCCACCGTTCTAGACCGTGGCCTTTCCCTTGCCCGCGTCACGACGCGGACCGCTCGACCCGGCGCGCAGTCGCGTGGCGATCGCCGCGCCGCCCGACTCCGGCGAGACCAGTCAGACGCGCGGCGGTGGAGGCGGCGCATCGAGGGCGCCCAGAATCCGCACCAGCGCCTCACGCATCTCGGCACGGTGGGGCTCGGCGAGATCCGTCGTGAACGGCACGCCGGCGGGTATCCACGACATCCCGTACATCGTCTCGCGCCAGTCCGCGCCGCCGACGGGCCACCGCGTGCGGTCGACATCCTCCGCCGTCGCCCCCTGACCCCACTGTCCGAACGACGCGCGCATGGTGTCGATCGGCAGCTCCATCACCACGTCCGTCTCCACCGGCTGACGCACCCACGACCGGGCGACCGTGATGAACTCGTCGACCTCCTCCGGGGTGAGCGGGCGCGGCTCGAAGAGCACGCGCGTGTGCTCGACGTCCGAGAGCCGGTCCACACGGAATGTCCGCCAGTCGTCGCGCTCGATATCCCAGCACAGCAGGTACCAGTGCCGGTCGGCGGGAGCCAGGTAGTGCGGCTCGACCCGGCGGTGCGTCGTCTCGCCCGCCGCCGATGTGTAGGTGAAGCGCACCCGTTCGCAATCCCGGCACGCGAGCGCCAGCTCGCCGAGCACCGCCGTCGAAGCCGCCTCTCCCCCGCCGATGCGGACGGGATGCACGGTGTCGGCGAGCGCCATGACCCGTCGGCGCAACGCCGCAGGGAGCACCTGCTCGAGCTTGGCCAGCGCCGTCAGCGCCGTGTCGGCGCCACCGATCAGGCGCTGCGTCGCCGCGATGCGCAGGCCGATCGCCATCGCGACGGCCTCATCGTCGTTGAGCAGCAGCGGCGGCACCGCACTCCCCGCCTCGAGCCGATAGCCGCCGGCCGCGCCCGGCGAGGACTCGATGCGGTAGCCGAGCTCCCGCAGCCGCTCGACATCGCGGCGCACTGTCCGCTCGGTCACGCCGAGGCGCTGGGCGAGCTCGGACCCCGGCCAGTGCCGGTGCGTCTGCAGCAGGTTCAGCAGCTCCAGCGCACGAGAGGTGGTGTCGGACATGTCCCGAAGTCTGCCCGACAATGCGGACCGGATGTGTCCGCAACGGCGCGTACGGTCGGCGCATGTCGAACGAACCCATCCTCGAAGCGCGGGGACTCACCAAGCGCTTCACAGTCAAGAAGAAGACCGTCGCGGCGGTCACCGACCTCACGTTCCAGGTCGCCGCCGGCGAACTGGTCGCCTTTCTCGGCCCCAACGGTGCCGGAAAGTCCACGAGCCTGCGCATGCTGACGACGCTGCTCGCCCCGACCGAAGGCACCGCGCGCGTCGTCGGGCGCGACATCCTGCGAGACCCCGCCGGTGTGCGCGCCCGCATCGGCTACGTCGGACAGCTCACCAGCGGCAGCTTCGCACAGCGGGTGCGCGACGAGCTGCTCAGCCAGGGCGCGTTCTACGGGCTCTCGCGCACCGCCTCGGTCACGCGCGCCGACGAGCTCATCGAGTCGCTCGACCTCGCACCCTTCGCGTCGCAGTCTGTCCAGCAGCTCTCGGGCGGCCAGAAGCGGCGCCTCGACATCGCGCTCGGGCTCATGCACGCGCCGCCCCTGCTGTTCCTCGACGAACCCTCCACAGGGCTCGACCCGCAGAGCCGGGCGAACCTCTGGCAGCACATCCTCGACCTGCGCACCACGCACGGCACGACGGTGTTCCTCACGACGCACTATCTGGAGGAGGCCGACCGGTACGCCGAGCGGGTCATGGTCATGGACAGCGGGCGCGTGATCGCCGACGACACCGCCGCCCGCATGAAGGCGGAACTGGCCGGTGACCTGCTCACCCTCGGCTTCGAGGGGCGTGCAGACGCGGATGCCGCGCTGCCCGTGGTCGGACGCCTCACTGACCGCGACGTGCAGCGTCAGGACGCGGCATCCCTCACCCTCACCGTGCCCGACGGCGACCGGCTGCTGCCGGCGGCGATCCGCGCGCTGGACGAAGCGGGCATCGCCGTCACCCGCGCCACGGGCGTGCCGCCCACCCTCGACGACGTCTTCCTCGCGCTGACCGGACGCACCCTGCGCGACGCGGGAGAGGGCGCGGCAACCGGCGAGACCGAGACACCGCAGGCGGCCACCGCCGCCCAGCCGACAGGAGCCGCACGATGACCGCCACCACCGCCCGACCTGACACCGCCGTGCGCCCCCACGCCGCGCGCGACACGTGGCACGTGCTCACCCGGGAGCTCCGCCCGGTGGTGCGCGACCCGTTCACGCTCATCTTCAGCCTCGTGCAGCCACTGGTCTTCCTCGGGCTGTTCGCGCCGCTGCTGATCGGCACCTCCGGCGCGCCGGCATCCGAGACCCTGCAGTGGTTCGTGCCTGGGGTGCTGGTGATGATCGTCCTCTTCGGCACCGGCGCGACGGGCTCGAACCTGCAGTACGAGATGATGACCGGCTCGCACGAACGCACGCTGGTGGCGCCGCTGGTGCGCTCGTCGCTGCTTGTCGGCCGCGCTCTCAAGGAGATCGTGCCGATCCTCGTGCAGGCCCTGCTCATCGTGCTGATCGCGTGGCCGTTCGGCTTCTCGATCCACCCGATCGGCGTCGTGGTCGGCCTTGCTCTGCTCGCGGTGTTCGGCGTCGGGCTGGGGTCGCTGTCGTATGCGCTGGCCCTCGCGACCCGCGACAGGGAGTGGCTCTTCTGGGGCGTGCAGCAGACGCTGATCTTCCCGTTGCTGATCCTGTCGGGCATGCTGCTGCCCCTCGACGCCGCGCCGGGATGGATGCGGGCGGTCGCCACCGTGAATCCGATCAACTGGGTCGTGCAGGCCGAGCGCGCACTGTTCGCCGGGGATGTCGGCAGCGGCCCGGTTCTCTGGGGTTGGGTCGCCGCCTTGGCACTTGCGGCGGTCGGGCTCGCCGTCGGCATCCGCGCGATGCGCCGCAGCAGCTGACCGCCGGGGGCAGGGTGCGTCAGACGCCGCCGCCTCCGCCGCCTCCGCCGCCCCCGCCTGCGGAGCCACCGCCGGACGAGCCGCCCGACGTCGACGACGACGACATCGCGGCGCTCGACAGCGAGGCGATGCTCGACGAGAACGCGGCGGCGTTGAACGCCGCGGAGCCGTAGTACCACGATGGGGTCACCCCGGCGTCTCCGTAGTAGACCATCAGCTCATCAGCCCACTTCTTCTCCTGCCCGAAGACGACGGCATAGGGCAGCAGCGTCTCGTACAGGTGGATCATCTGCCGTGGGTCGCCGACGTCGACGGGGCGCCGCTCGGCACCCATCGGCGATTGCAGCATGCGGATGCGGTCCGCCTCCGCCCAGTCGATGAAGATCTTCAGGCCCGCCAGGTGGTCACGCAGCTCCGCACCGGCATCCGTCAACGGCCGGTGGAAGACCAACCCCATTCCGAAGGCCAGCACGATCCCCGCCACCACCATGAGCACCAGCGGCACCAACACGTTGACGGATGCCGCGATTGCCAGCATCCCGAAGAGGATCACGAGCACCGTCCCGGCGAACAGCGCCGCCGCGGGCCACGTGCGCACGCGCCCGGGAACCGACCGATACACCCCTCGCTTCTTGAGCTCGACTCCCGCCGCCTTGAGGATCTTCGAGGCCACGCCCGACAGCCGCGTGTCCTGCTTGCCGAACTCGAAGGTCGCACCGGGCCGCGCGCCCTTGCCGAACAGCCCGTCGAGCAACATGCGGCCGTCGCGGTCCGCCCGAGAGCGATCGACCAGCTCCACCTGCAGCTTCGACCCGCCGAATGCGCGTTTCGATCCCTCCACGATGCGGAGGGACCCCACGATGGCCTGCTCGAGCACCTCCGCCGGAATGGCCTTCGACGTCTTGCCGAGCATGACGGCGCTCTCCAGGGCATCCACCCCCGGCGGGGGCGTGAACTCCGCGATGACCGTCGGGCGTCCGGGAGCGTCGCGCAACCAGCGCCGCCGCGTCCAGACCGCGAAACCGAACGCCCCGGCCATCCCGAGCGCAGACGCTGCCTGCGCCCAGCCCCACCCCGACGCGAAGTACGACGAGTCGAACAGCACGAAGGTGTCGGGGTCGAATCCGACCGCGATGGTCATCGTCTCGTAGGGAGCAAGGTCTACGGCATCCGCCGTTACGGTCACAGAGCCGTCCTCAGCAGTCACCGCTTGAATCTCGCACTGTTGCGTGACGCCCTGGTCGCCGACATAGCAGGATTGGCGGCCCGTGAGCGCTCCGGCGAGATCGGCATCCATGTGGAGGGTCGCCGTCACCTCGCCGAACGGCTGCAGCCAATCGACGCCGTTGACGTCCCAGTAGAATTCCTGGCCACCGTCGTCGAAGGTCCAGGTGACGTTTTCGAGGTCGTAGGTGAAAACGAAGGTCTGCTCGCCACGCAGGTAGTCGTCGGCGCGCGAGACCATCTCGAAGACGCCGTCGTCACTGTCGCTCTCGGCCGGCCGCTCGACGCCGGCCTCGTCGGTGATCGAGATGAGCCTCGGGTTGAGCGGCTGCCCGTTGTACGACGTCGGGATCGCGCGCCGCACTCCGCGGTTCTGGTCGGCGTCGGGGAAGACCGCGACGAACGTCTCCACCACGCGCAGCCGGCTCGTGCCGTCCTCGGCGCGGGTGAGGGTGTAGTCGACGTCGAGGCTGTCGAAGGTGAAGTCGTCGACGTCAGCCGCCACCGGGCCGAGCGCTCCGGCGGACGCTGCGAGCCCGACCAGGAGCAGGGCGAACGTCAGCGCGATCCTTCTGGAAACGTGCACCATGCGTTCAGCCTATGGGCGCGCTGCGGGCCTGTCCGCCGCTGCGCCCGGTCGCTCGCACCGTCGGGGCTACAGTGGTCCCCATGACCGACCGACGCCTCGCCGTGGATGCCTGGGAGGCGCTGTTCCGGGCTCAGTACGAGGTGTTCCAGGAGATCAGCAACGACTTCGACGGATCGGGGCTGACCCAGGCGGAGTACGACGTGATGCTGACGGTGACCCGGTGCGAATCGGGCGCGCGGCTGCGCGAAGTCACCGCCAACATGCTCATCAGCCAGCCGAGCGTCTCGCGCCTGGTCGACCGCATGGTGTCACGGGGACTCCTGACCAAATGCGCCGACCCCACCGATGGGCGCGGGGCCGTGCTCCAGGCGACACCAGAGGGCACCGCGATGTTCCGCCGTCTGGCCACCCGCCACGGACAGTCGATCGCCGCCCGCATGTCGGTGCTCGACGACGACGAGCTGCGGCAGCTACGGGACCTCGCGACGAAGCTGCGCGGGGTCTGACGCAGACGCCGCGCTCAGGGCGTCCGGCGCCGCAGGGTCAGCGGGGCGAGCACGAGGAAGCCGACAGCGAAGGCCACGACGACCAGCAGCGGACCCCACAGGTCGCTGCCCTCCTCGCCTGCGGTCACCGCGTTGATCGCATCGACTGCGTAACTGAGGGGAAGCCAGTCGCTGATCGCGTACAGCACGTCGGGCATCTCATCGCGGGGCATCAGCAGCCCACCCAGGATGATCTGCGGAAAGACGAGCAGCGGCATGAACTGCACGGCTTGGAACTCGGTTCGGGCGAACGCGCTGGCGAGCAGCCCCAGCGCGGTGCCGAGGACGGCGTCGACCACGGCGACAAGGCCCAGCTGCCAGAGCGGACCTTCCACGCTCAGTCCGCACACCCCGACCGCGAACCCCACCGTGACCACGGCCTGCAGCGCCGCCATCGCGCCGAATGCCAGGGCGTAGCCCAGGATGAAATCCCCCTTGCCCAGCGGGGTCGCCATGAGCCGCTCCAGCGTTCCCGACCGACGCTCCCGCAGCGTCGTCACCGAGGTGACCAGGAACATCACCACGAACGGGAAGAGCGCCAGGATCGGGCCGCCGAAGGTGTCGAACACCCCTTCCCTGTCGGCGAAGAGCCAGGAGAACAGCCCGACCAGCAGACTCGGCGCCACCAGCATCAGCGCGATCGAACGGGGGTCGTGACTGAGCTGACGCAGCACCCGCGCCGCGGTGGCCAGCGTGCGCCCCGGGTTCACACCGCGCCCCCGTGGCGGCCGCGACGGCGATGCTCGCGCCGCAGATGCCCGCCCGCCCGTGCCGGGCCGCGCTCGATGAGCGTCAAGAAGGCCGCATCGGGGTCGGTCGCGCCAGTGGCCTGGAGGAGCCCCTGCGGCGTCGTCTGCGTCAGCACGCTTCCGTCGTGGATCAGCGCGACGTCGTCGCACCGCATCGCCTCGTCCATCACATGACTCGACACGATGAGCGTCGCACCGGCATCGGCCAGGCGCCGGAAGATCGCCCACAGACTCTGCCGCAGCACCGGGTCGAGTCCCACGGTGGGCTCGTCCAGCACCAGCACATCGGGCGAGCCGAGCATGGCCACGGCGAGCGAGACCCGGCTGCGCTGCCCGCCTGACAAGCGACCTGCCGGCTGCGTGCGCTGGGCGGTGAGGTCGACATCGGCCATCACGCGTGAGACATCGGATGCCGTCGCGCCGAGCAGCCGCGCGGCGTAGCGCAGGTTCTGCTCCACGGTGAGGTCGTCGTACACCGAGGCACCCTGCGTCGCGTACGACACCCGGCGCCGCAGGGCGACGGAGCCTGCCGGCTCGCCCAGAACGGTGACGCTGCCTGCGGCCACGATCTGAACCCCCACGATCGCCCGCATGAGCGTCGTCTTGCCGCCACCGCTCGGCCCGAGAAGGCCCGTGATGCGCCCGCGCGGGATGCGCATGTCGAGACCGTCGAACACCGTGGTGCGGCCGCGCTTCACGACCAGGCCCTGCACCTGCACTGCGGCATCCGGGTCCGTCCCCATACCCCTATCGTGGCCCGGCCCCCGCCCAGGCGCGAGAGGTGCGAGGGGCGAGTCACCAGCGGTTGTGCAC contains:
- a CDS encoding AAA family ATPase, which encodes MLTSVDQLPRCPRRILIAGVAGVGKTTLARRIADIAEVTHTEIDSLFHGPNWMPRAEFLDDVRDLVAQDSWVTEWQYRTVRPLLAARADLLVWLDLPFWTTAFPRVVRRTARRRLSREELWNGNIEPPFRQILADPQHIVRWSISTRHKYRDNVPQVAADFPGLTVVRLGSQREVERWMQGPLAHAVDRRGAPGAT
- a CDS encoding organic hydroperoxide resistance protein — its product is METIYTAEALATGDGRNGHVATADGMLDVDVRVPKEMGGPGGALNPELLFAAGYAACFHSALLSVARHEKVALHDTSVGARVGIGSNGEGGFGLAVELEVVIPDLPADQAQALADAAHLVCPYSNATRGNIEVIVRVVED
- a CDS encoding MarR family transcriptional regulator, with protein sequence MTDAQHAGERAIDGMLCFSLYAASRATTQVYRRLLKPWGLTYPQYLVLLELWEREPLTVSDLGRDLALDSGTLSPLLSRLEKLGHVARTRSSEDARVVTIGLTESGRALRTELAHVPGEVFRCMSVSPATAQALVVNLRAYTDAVEASNTAASA
- a CDS encoding spermidine synthase, which encodes MNARFEELDWQRTPLGEVTLRRRFDPVLNEDVYEAILNDEHLMSTHFTVAEIELAHLGLDPVRGDDLDVLVGGLGLGYTAQAVLTHDRVRSLTVVEAIDAVVDWHRRALLPISRELTADPRLRMELADFFALMRSDEVPRRYDAILVDIDHSPVHHLNPAHADFYTPDGIHRMRRHLAPGGVFALWSDDPPDPAFITVLESAFENVRGEVVSFDNALTGGRSANSIYVAS
- a CDS encoding MerR family transcriptional regulator; translated protein: MLSIGAFAQIGQVTHRMLRHWDTAGLLEPAHVDESSGYRSYDPSQLARLHRIVALRQLGFGLDDISSILDRGVDAERIAALLRIRRAEVEQERRIAAGRLIDVERRLRLIEKENHMSHIEIIEKSLPAVRLAARRAVVADQTEVASAVGPAFDAVAEIIGDECGALAEPIAQYDTVEDGMQIIAGYGCDGPARDSFEIVELPAAEAAVCGIHLGSMDRIAESWHAIHTEILARGLVQSGPCRELYVRAESENQADWVTGLQQPVRRG
- a CDS encoding MFS transporter; translation: MSDERGRRSGGFRRFWAANTLSAFGSTATAVALPVLVVQGLHADPIEVGIVNAAQFVPYALFGLIAGVYVDRWRRRRTLVVASLGRALALAMIPLLWALGWLSISTLVALLLLFGTFSVFGFAASQSLPPRLVARDRLLRANAQLDQGEAAAQTLGPTLAGLLVRWLGAPMALLIDAVTYVVDAILVASIRIEEKPSRIRGRVFRDMREGLSATYRHPVLLPLSISTHVWFVANAASLTVLSLFALRTLELDAALFGLLLSTVGAATLIGASFAERLGIRFGEGATITGARLIYPLAWIAVGLVPLVGGPGEIVLLFAALAAGGLAGGVENANEMSYRQRAVPDGLLGRINATGRSVNRTAGAVGAVLGGVLASAIGVTQSIWVVAGVFAFAALIAVLSPLRSARA
- a CDS encoding nuclear transport factor 2 family protein, with translation MTSPDEGAADIGVIAARFAEAIVSNDADRIASCLHPEWRLIDGDGVTTRQVFLDLVRSGALTHSVMRATGPVDVRLHDDVAIVVARVVNTAHFGGATFHADEWTTDVFVRDDTRWLCAHSHVTPAAGTG